A region of Deinococcus apachensis DSM 19763 DNA encodes the following proteins:
- a CDS encoding asparaginase encodes MKRLAVIHTGGTIASRPDPHGQGVTPQSPPSVPGLPGVKVSDHQPFRLPSPHVTPAHMLALAHLIERLAPEHDGVVVTHGTDTLEETAFFLHLTLATRTPVVLTGSMRHAEEVSWDGPGNLLDAAYVALDLQSRGRGPLVVFGGDIFDARTVTKVHTTAVDAFGGYPGPIGRIDRTGEGAQVRYFAMPETRPVYRPSHVGAHVEILYAYAGWQGEGYAEADARSDGLVIAALGTGNLPAELLPLVARSAGKGRPVVIATRTHAGPVLPVYGYPGGGATLVAVGAIPASFLNAHKARVLLLVLLSLGRSVAEIRRVFEEGAF; translated from the coding sequence GTGAAGCGCCTCGCGGTCATCCACACGGGTGGCACCATCGCCAGCCGCCCCGACCCGCACGGGCAGGGCGTGACCCCGCAGTCGCCGCCCAGCGTTCCAGGCCTGCCGGGGGTGAAGGTCAGCGACCACCAGCCCTTCCGCCTGCCCAGCCCGCATGTCACCCCGGCGCACATGCTGGCGCTCGCGCACCTGATCGAGCGCCTGGCCCCCGAACACGACGGGGTGGTCGTTACCCACGGGACCGACACGCTGGAGGAGACGGCCTTCTTCCTCCACCTCACCCTCGCCACCCGCACGCCCGTCGTCCTGACGGGCAGCATGCGGCACGCCGAGGAGGTGTCGTGGGACGGGCCGGGCAACCTGCTCGACGCGGCGTACGTGGCCCTGGACCTTCAGTCGCGGGGGCGCGGGCCGCTCGTCGTCTTCGGCGGCGACATCTTCGACGCGCGCACCGTGACGAAGGTCCACACGACGGCGGTGGACGCCTTCGGCGGCTACCCGGGTCCCATCGGCCGGATCGACCGCACGGGGGAGGGGGCACAGGTCCGGTACTTCGCCATGCCCGAGACACGGCCCGTGTACCGGCCCTCCCACGTGGGAGCCCATGTCGAAATCCTCTACGCCTACGCAGGCTGGCAGGGCGAGGGCTACGCCGAGGCGGACGCCCGGTCGGACGGGCTGGTGATTGCTGCGCTGGGCACGGGTAACCTCCCCGCCGAGCTGCTGCCCCTGGTCGCCCGCAGCGCCGGGAAGGGCAGGCCCGTCGTGATCGCCACCCGCACCCACGCAGGGCCAGTCCTCCCCGTCTACGGCTACCCGGGTGGGGGCGCGACGTTGGTGGCGGTCGGGGCGATTCCCGCCAGCTTCCTCAACGCGCACAAGGCGCGGGTGCTGCTCCTCGTGCTGCTCAGCCTGGGGCGGAGCGTGGCGGAGATTCGGCGGGTGTTCGAGGAAGGGGCGTTTTAG
- a CDS encoding M24 family metallopeptidase, whose translation MTSTPIERMRGALGSTSLDGWLLYDFQGLNPHARTVLGLPAGAHLTRRFFVWVPREGQATLLHNHIEGGTWRTLSAGWDVTRRAFGSHAELDAALREVVAGKTVAMEYSPHGAVPYVSRVDAGTLERVRAAGAEVVSSADLLQSFLVWSPDDLAAHRRAAAVLMRAKDDAFRLMHERLQASESVTELEVQDVIERAIREAGMASGHPVNVSFGANAADPHYEPGGEKNAALKPGECVLIDLWAQEPGCPFADVTWVGHAGEPGAEYLDAWEAVRGARDVALALLRERQAAEGWGRLQGWELDRAARDAMGPEWEPFFLHRTGHDLGVQIHGSGANLDDYETHDTRTLTPGLAVTVEPGTYPRQQGFGIRSEVNVFLAPAGPEVTTDLQRHPFVLGTGEWEAVRAAGYGE comes from the coding sequence ATGACCTCCACGCCAATAGAACGGATGCGCGGCGCGCTGGGCAGCACTTCCCTGGACGGCTGGCTGCTCTACGACTTCCAGGGCCTCAACCCGCATGCCCGTACGGTGCTGGGGCTCCCCGCGGGCGCCCACCTCACCCGCCGCTTTTTCGTGTGGGTGCCGCGCGAGGGTCAGGCCACGCTGCTGCACAATCATATCGAGGGCGGAACGTGGCGAACGCTGTCGGCGGGGTGGGACGTAACCCGCCGCGCCTTCGGGTCGCACGCCGAGCTGGACGCAGCGCTGCGAGAGGTGGTCGCCGGGAAGACGGTGGCAATGGAATACAGCCCCCACGGGGCGGTGCCCTACGTGAGCCGGGTGGATGCCGGGACGCTGGAACGGGTGCGCGCGGCGGGCGCCGAGGTGGTGAGCAGCGCCGACCTCCTCCAGTCGTTCCTGGTGTGGTCGCCCGACGACCTGGCCGCCCACCGCCGGGCCGCCGCCGTCCTGATGCGCGCGAAGGACGACGCCTTCCGCCTAATGCACGAGCGGCTGCAGGCGAGCGAGAGCGTCACCGAACTGGAAGTCCAAGACGTGATCGAACGGGCCATCCGGGAGGCGGGTATGGCGAGCGGCCACCCGGTCAACGTGAGTTTCGGGGCCAACGCCGCCGACCCCCACTACGAGCCGGGGGGCGAGAAGAACGCCGCCTTGAAGCCGGGCGAGTGCGTCCTGATCGACCTGTGGGCACAGGAGCCGGGCTGCCCCTTCGCGGACGTGACCTGGGTGGGACACGCGGGCGAGCCCGGCGCCGAGTACCTGGATGCCTGGGAGGCGGTGCGCGGGGCGCGGGACGTGGCGCTGGCCCTGCTGCGCGAGCGGCAGGCGGCGGAAGGCTGGGGCCGGTTGCAAGGGTGGGAACTCGACCGGGCTGCGCGAGACGCGATGGGGCCGGAGTGGGAACCCTTTTTCCTGCACCGCACCGGGCACGACCTGGGGGTGCAGATTCACGGCTCGGGCGCCAACCTCGACGATTACGAGACGCACGACACCCGGACCCTCACGCCCGGGCTGGCGGTGACGGTGGAACCCGGCACCTATCCCCGGCAGCAGGGCTTTGGCATCCGCAGCGAGGTCAATGTCTTCCTGGCACCGGCAGGACCGGAGGTCACCACCGACCTCCAGCGCCACCCCTTCGTGCTGGGAACCGGCGAGTGGGAGGCGGTGCGGGCGGCCGGGTACGGGGAGTAG
- a CDS encoding HAD family hydrolase, protein MTPPVPLRALIFDFDGTILDTETREFWHWQELYRTHGRELALSDWQRGVGTWDAFDPWAGLPDHVRADREQVHAGLHERIMADIAEQDLRPGVRAVLEGVRRAGLRLALATSSDRTWVTRWMEQHRLLDLFEVLATRDDVRRVKPDPELYALAAERLELRAEECLAVEDSLNGATAAVAAGCRVVVVPNDVTRTQPFPPEWPRLEDGFAGGLEELLRVAGG, encoded by the coding sequence ATGACTCCTCCCGTCCCCCTGCGCGCCCTGATCTTCGATTTCGACGGCACCATCCTCGACACCGAGACCCGCGAGTTCTGGCACTGGCAGGAGCTGTACCGCACCCACGGGCGCGAACTCGCGCTCAGTGACTGGCAGCGGGGCGTGGGGACCTGGGACGCCTTCGACCCCTGGGCGGGGTTGCCGGATCACGTCCGGGCCGACCGTGAGCAGGTGCATGCCGGGCTGCACGAGCGCATCATGGCCGACATTGCCGAGCAGGACCTGCGGCCCGGCGTCCGCGCGGTGCTGGAGGGGGTGCGCCGTGCTGGGCTGCGCCTCGCCCTCGCCACGAGCAGCGACCGCACCTGGGTCACGCGCTGGATGGAGCAGCACCGTCTCCTCGACTTGTTCGAGGTCCTCGCCACCCGGGATGACGTGCGGCGGGTCAAACCGGACCCCGAACTCTACGCCCTGGCCGCCGAGCGCCTGGAACTGCGCGCGGAGGAATGCCTGGCCGTCGAGGACAGCCTCAACGGGGCCACTGCCGCCGTCGCCGCGGGCTGCCGGGTGGTCGTGGTGCCGAACGACGTGACCCGCACCCAGCCCTTCCCCCCCGAATGGCCCCGGCTGGAGGACGGCTTCGCGGGGGGGCTGGAGGAGTTGCTGCGGGTGGCGGGGGGATAG
- a CDS encoding SDR family oxidoreductase, with amino-acid sequence MANLSSSTIMLTGAGGALATAVAQELEDAGAQLVLVGRGEALERAADRFPATEVLDLDLRDPASVEALRRVKVDALVHAVGAFTMQDVQKATEEDLRAMFDTNMLTLFHAVQGVLPHMLRQKDGLVMGVSAGQAARMSGPKAALYTASKAAVAAYVLSLHDELKSRGVRGCVLYPMGAIDTPKNREAGMDWDDLIDPRGLAKSVAHALTRPDRAHVTELKIYPDA; translated from the coding sequence ATGGCGAACCTCAGCTCCTCGACGATCATGCTTACGGGGGCGGGCGGCGCGCTGGCGACCGCCGTCGCTCAGGAATTGGAGGACGCGGGCGCGCAGCTCGTGCTCGTGGGGCGCGGCGAGGCCCTGGAGCGCGCTGCCGACCGCTTTCCCGCGACCGAGGTGCTCGACCTCGACCTGCGGGACCCGGCCAGCGTGGAAGCCCTGCGCCGGGTGAAGGTGGACGCCCTCGTGCACGCGGTTGGGGCCTTCACGATGCAGGACGTGCAGAAGGCGACGGAGGAGGACCTGCGCGCGATGTTCGACACGAACATGCTGACCCTCTTCCATGCCGTGCAGGGCGTACTGCCGCACATGCTGCGGCAGAAAGACGGGCTGGTCATGGGCGTGAGCGCCGGGCAGGCCGCCCGGATGAGTGGCCCCAAGGCCGCGCTCTACACCGCCAGCAAGGCCGCCGTCGCCGCCTACGTCCTGAGCCTGCACGACGAACTCAAGAGCCGGGGCGTGCGCGGCTGCGTACTGTACCCGATGGGCGCCATCGACACGCCGAAAAACCGCGAGGCAGGCATGGACTGGGATGACCTGATCGACCCGCGCGGCCTTGCCAAGAGTGTCGCACACGCCCTGACTCGTCCTGACCGGGCGCACGTGACGGAGCTGAAGATTTACCCGGACGCCTGA
- a CDS encoding ferritin-like domain-containing protein translates to MSNDTQGMSTRRKFLGMAGMMGAGAVLSGCTNVIAAPSSQDNGLDAAIFNFALNLEYLEAAFYLAAVGRLGELTAAGGDASKVILPAGFSGMDNVGVPNMSRDVRDLAQEIADDELAHVKVIRAVLKSAAVPQPTLDLSNSFVAAGKAASDNAITNFNPFANELFFLHGAFVFEDVGVTAYKGAARFIDDQNPGGNLENAAGILAVEAYHAGAIRHELYRRRNDPAAAGLNVGEVVQKISNLRDSVDGNTDDDQGIVSTLQTGAPYIRASASNIIAADVNAIAFSRTPRQVGNIVFLAAGATKGGFFPNGLSDDGNLGKLLAL, encoded by the coding sequence ATGAGCAACGACACGCAGGGCATGAGCACCCGCCGCAAGTTCCTGGGCATGGCTGGCATGATGGGAGCAGGCGCCGTCCTGTCCGGCTGCACGAACGTGATCGCCGCACCGTCCAGCCAGGACAACGGCCTCGACGCCGCCATCTTCAACTTCGCGCTGAACCTGGAATACCTAGAGGCCGCCTTCTACCTGGCCGCGGTCGGGCGCCTAGGCGAACTGACGGCTGCGGGCGGCGACGCGAGCAAAGTCATCCTTCCGGCGGGCTTTAGCGGCATGGACAACGTGGGCGTGCCCAACATGTCGCGCGATGTGCGGGACCTGGCCCAGGAGATCGCCGACGACGAGTTGGCGCACGTCAAGGTGATCCGTGCCGTATTGAAGAGTGCCGCTGTGCCCCAGCCCACCCTGGACCTCAGCAACTCGTTCGTCGCGGCGGGCAAAGCCGCCTCGGATAACGCAATCACCAACTTCAACCCCTTCGCCAACGAGCTGTTCTTCCTGCATGGCGCGTTCGTCTTCGAGGACGTGGGCGTCACGGCCTACAAGGGCGCTGCGCGTTTCATTGATGACCAGAACCCGGGCGGCAACCTGGAGAACGCGGCGGGCATCCTAGCGGTCGAGGCGTACCACGCCGGGGCGATTCGCCACGAGCTGTACCGTCGACGGAACGATCCGGCAGCGGCAGGCCTGAATGTCGGCGAGGTTGTGCAGAAGATCAGCAACCTGCGCGACTCGGTGGACGGCAACACCGACGACGATCAGGGCATTGTGTCCACTTTGCAGACAGGCGCTCCCTACATCCGGGCCAGCGCCTCGAATATCATCGCGGCCGATGTGAACGCCATCGCGTTCAGCCGCACCCCCCGCCAGGTGGGCAATATCGTGTTCCTCGCGGCTGGGGCGACCAAGGGCGGTTTCTTCCCGAACGGCCTGAGCGACGACGGTAATCTGGGCAAGCTGCTCGCCCTCTAA
- a CDS encoding DedA family protein has protein sequence MVDWVQNLMDSLGYLGILLLMIVENLFPPIPSELIMPSAGFAAARGDMNILIVIAVGTLGSVVGTLPLYYIGRAFGEERLVKWADRHGKWLTLSGKDIRKADDWFDRHGTKAVLFGRMVPGIRSLLSLPAGMSEMPMPKFLLYSAIGSGLWASALAGAGYLLGENYDQVEQYVGPASKIILGVVVVAAVLWFLKRKREQGAKA, from the coding sequence ATGGTCGACTGGGTACAGAACTTGATGGACAGCCTGGGCTACCTGGGCATCCTGCTGCTGATGATCGTGGAAAACCTCTTTCCCCCGATTCCCAGCGAGCTGATCATGCCCTCGGCGGGCTTTGCGGCGGCGCGGGGGGACATGAACATCCTCATCGTGATCGCCGTGGGCACACTGGGGAGTGTTGTGGGCACGCTGCCCCTGTACTACATCGGGCGGGCGTTCGGCGAGGAGCGGCTGGTGAAGTGGGCCGACCGGCACGGCAAATGGCTCACCCTCAGCGGCAAGGACATCCGCAAGGCTGACGACTGGTTCGACCGCCACGGCACCAAGGCGGTGCTGTTCGGCCGCATGGTGCCCGGCATCCGCAGCCTGCTCAGCCTCCCGGCGGGCATGAGCGAGATGCCCATGCCCAAGTTCCTGCTGTACAGCGCCATCGGCTCGGGTTTGTGGGCGAGCGCCCTGGCCGGGGCGGGCTACCTGCTGGGCGAGAACTACGATCAGGTCGAGCAGTACGTCGGCCCCGCCTCCAAAATCATCCTGGGGGTGGTCGTCGTCGCGGCGGTGCTGTGGTTCCTGAAGCGCAAGCGGGAGCAGGGGGCGAAGGCGTAA